The Saprospiraceae bacterium genome includes a window with the following:
- the metH gene encoding methionine synthase yields the protein MDRNTLYDIVKSRILVLDGAMGTMIQRYKLQEEDYRGIQFKDHLHDLKGNNDLLSITRPDIIESIHRAYLDAGADIIETNTFNGTRISQSDYHLEAYAYDINLESARIAKKLTQEFTFKNPSKPRFVAGALGPTNKTASISPDVNNPGFRAVSFDELAENYYEQARGLIDGGADILLIETVFDTLNCKAAIFAVQTLKEERNLDIPVMISGTITDASGRTLSGQTAEAFYISISHADLFSVGLNCALGAKELRPHLVDLSNIADCYISAYPNAGLPNDMGGYDQSPEEMKEYIREFVSSGLVNIIGGCCGTTPDHIRAMAEAVQGMSVRKIPVKQKQTSFAGLEPLIMRDELNFINIGERTNVTGSRQFARLIAENKYSEAMTVAAQQVENGAQIIDVNMDEGLLDSEAAMVTFLNLIMSEPDIARVPVMIDSSKFQVIEAGLKCVQGKCIVNSISLKEGEEIFRYQAKLLRKYGAATVVMAFDEDGQADTVERKVSICKRAYHILVNEIGFPAEDIIFDPNIFAVATGIAEHNDYAMHFIEATRILKKECPEVHISGGVSNVSFSYRGNDKVREAMHSVFLYYAIQAGMDMGIVNAGMIEVYEEIDKELLVLVENVIFNKSEKATEELTAYAERVAGGGKVLHKDLSWREQSVEQRLAHSLIKGITDFIDEDIEEARQKYPAPLHVIEGPLMDGMNIVGDLFGAGKMFLPQVVKSARVMKKAVAYLTPFIDAEKESTGGNIKGKILMATVKGDVHDIGKNIVGVVLACNNYDIIDLGVMVSADRILNAAIEHSVDVIGLSGLITPSLDEMVHVAHEMQRLGFKIPLLIGGATTSKTHTALKIEPQYNGPVIHVLDAGRSVGVVSQLLSGEGTVATDFVTDVRKEYSEIRIKRNSTDNTKEYVSLEEARKGKKLINWDLYSPPKPALTGVQVYDNIEIGDLVPYIDWTPFFTSWQLKGKYPTIFRDPFVGTEAKKLYDSAKELLDLIVNENRLTAKAVVGIFPANSYMDDVMIYNQGRTEIIEEVHFLRQQRKKTEGLAYNCLSDYIAPLDSKKQDYIGAFAVTAGIGIEKWVQMYEKDHDDYNAIMMKALADRLAEAAAEYMHEKVRREIWAYNPDENLSNEALIAEKYPGIRPAPGYPACPDHTEKDILWRLLDAENQTGIILTESKAMYPAASVSGWYFSYPDAKYFGLGNITKDQVDDYAKRKKMNVKDIEKWLAPNLSYNI from the coding sequence GTGGACAGAAATACACTTTACGACATAGTTAAAAGCAGAATACTCGTTTTGGATGGTGCAATGGGTACGATGATTCAACGGTACAAGCTACAGGAAGAAGATTATCGTGGCATCCAATTTAAGGATCACCTCCATGACCTGAAAGGAAATAATGATTTGTTGTCCATTACAAGACCGGACATTATAGAATCTATACATCGGGCTTATCTCGATGCAGGAGCCGATATTATCGAAACAAATACATTCAACGGTACCCGTATATCACAATCTGATTATCATCTTGAGGCTTATGCCTATGATATAAATCTGGAATCAGCCCGAATTGCCAAAAAACTAACGCAGGAATTTACCTTTAAAAATCCTTCAAAACCACGTTTTGTAGCAGGGGCATTAGGGCCGACCAACAAAACCGCTTCCATTTCACCCGATGTAAATAACCCGGGATTCAGAGCTGTCAGCTTTGACGAATTGGCCGAGAACTATTATGAGCAGGCAAGAGGATTGATAGACGGAGGAGCAGATATACTCTTAATTGAGACAGTATTTGACACGTTAAATTGTAAGGCAGCCATATTTGCTGTTCAAACATTAAAAGAAGAAAGAAATCTCGACATACCGGTGATGATATCGGGCACCATTACAGATGCAAGCGGAAGGACTCTGAGCGGTCAGACAGCAGAAGCTTTTTATATCTCAATCAGTCACGCAGATTTATTTAGTGTCGGTCTGAACTGTGCTTTGGGTGCAAAAGAACTGCGCCCGCATCTGGTCGATCTCAGTAATATTGCAGATTGTTATATCAGTGCATATCCCAATGCCGGACTGCCCAATGATATGGGAGGATACGACCAGTCACCTGAAGAAATGAAAGAATACATCAGAGAATTTGTTTCTTCGGGATTGGTAAATATCATAGGTGGATGTTGCGGAACGACACCAGACCATATCAGAGCCATGGCCGAAGCGGTACAGGGGATGAGCGTACGAAAAATTCCCGTAAAACAAAAGCAGACTTCTTTTGCAGGACTGGAACCTCTTATCATGAGAGACGAGTTGAATTTTATAAATATCGGAGAACGGACCAATGTGACGGGTTCGAGACAATTTGCCAGATTAATTGCTGAAAATAAATATTCAGAAGCAATGACAGTAGCTGCACAGCAGGTCGAAAACGGTGCCCAGATTATAGATGTGAACATGGACGAAGGTTTATTGGATTCAGAAGCCGCAATGGTTACTTTTCTGAATCTGATTATGTCAGAACCGGATATTGCACGTGTTCCCGTGATGATTGATTCGTCCAAATTTCAGGTCATTGAAGCCGGACTAAAATGTGTTCAGGGAAAATGTATTGTTAACTCTATATCGCTCAAAGAAGGCGAAGAAATATTCAGATATCAGGCAAAATTATTAAGAAAATATGGAGCCGCAACTGTTGTGATGGCATTTGATGAAGATGGACAGGCAGATACAGTTGAAAGAAAAGTTTCTATTTGTAAAAGAGCATATCATATTCTGGTAAACGAAATCGGATTTCCCGCAGAAGACATCATTTTTGATCCGAATATTTTTGCAGTAGCAACAGGCATCGCAGAACACAATGATTATGCCATGCATTTTATCGAAGCAACCCGAATTCTCAAAAAAGAATGCCCTGAAGTGCATATCAGCGGTGGTGTCAGCAATGTTTCATTCTCATACAGAGGTAATGATAAAGTAAGGGAAGCGATGCATTCTGTATTCCTGTATTATGCAATACAGGCCGGAATGGATATGGGTATTGTGAATGCAGGTATGATAGAAGTGTATGAGGAAATTGATAAAGAACTTTTGGTGCTGGTTGAAAACGTGATTTTTAATAAAAGTGAAAAGGCTACAGAAGAGCTTACTGCTTATGCCGAACGAGTAGCTGGAGGTGGAAAAGTACTCCATAAAGACCTGAGTTGGAGAGAACAATCCGTCGAACAGCGTCTGGCACATTCGCTTATAAAAGGGATAACGGACTTTATTGATGAAGATATAGAAGAAGCAAGACAAAAATATCCTGCTCCGCTGCATGTGATAGAAGGCCCATTGATGGATGGAATGAACATAGTCGGTGATTTATTTGGCGCCGGAAAAATGTTTTTACCTCAGGTAGTAAAAAGTGCCAGAGTGATGAAAAAGGCTGTTGCTTACCTTACACCATTTATAGATGCCGAAAAAGAATCCACTGGCGGAAATATAAAAGGCAAAATATTGATGGCAACTGTGAAAGGAGATGTACATGATATTGGAAAAAATATAGTCGGTGTAGTTTTGGCTTGCAATAATTATGACATTATTGATCTGGGTGTCATGGTTTCAGCGGATAGAATATTAAATGCAGCGATTGAGCATAGTGTGGATGTCATTGGTTTAAGTGGCCTGATTACTCCTTCATTAGACGAGATGGTCCATGTGGCACATGAGATGCAGAGACTGGGATTTAAAATTCCATTACTGATAGGGGGAGCGACAACTTCAAAAACACACACGGCTCTAAAGATTGAGCCACAATACAACGGACCCGTTATTCATGTTTTGGATGCCGGCAGAAGTGTTGGTGTTGTCAGTCAATTATTGTCCGGAGAAGGCACAGTTGCAACAGATTTTGTGACTGATGTCAGAAAAGAATATAGTGAAATTAGAATCAAAAGAAACAGTACCGACAATACAAAAGAATATGTCAGTCTTGAAGAGGCCAGAAAGGGTAAAAAATTAATCAACTGGGATTTGTATTCTCCACCCAAGCCTGCTTTAACAGGAGTACAGGTTTATGATAATATTGAAATTGGGGATTTGGTTCCTTATATAGATTGGACACCGTTTTTTACAAGTTGGCAGTTGAAAGGAAAGTACCCGACTATCTTCAGAGATCCCTTTGTTGGAACTGAAGCAAAAAAACTTTATGATTCCGCAAAAGAATTGCTTGATTTAATTGTAAATGAAAATAGATTGACAGCCAAGGCAGTGGTCGGTATATTTCCGGCAAATAGTTACATGGATGATGTTATGATTTACAATCAGGGTAGAACAGAAATTATAGAAGAAGTCCATTTTCTGAGACAACAACGTAAAAAAACAGAAGGACTTGCATATAATTGCCTCTCTGACTACATAGCACCGTTAGATAGTAAAAAGCAGGATTATATTGGAGCTTTTGCCGTAACGGCAGGTATAGGTATAGAGAAATGGGTTCAGATGTATGAAAAGGACCATGATGATTATAATGCAATTATGATGAAAGCGCTTGCAGACAGACTTGCAGAAGCTGCGGCAGAATATATGCATGAAAAAGTCAGAAGAGAGATTTGGGCGTATAATCCGGATGAAAATCTAAGTAACGAAGCATTAATTGCTGAAAAATACCCGGGAATCAGACCGGCACCGGGTTATCCGGCATGTCCTGATCATACAGAAAAAGACATACTCTGGAGATTGTTGGATGCTGAAAATCAGACTGGAATTATACTGACAGAAAGTAAAGCAATGTATCCGGCTGCTTCTGTGAGCGGGTGGTATTTTTCATATCCTGACGCAAAATATTTTGGTTTGGGCAATATTACAAAAGATCAGGTAGATGATTATGCTAAAAGAAAAAAAATGAACGTTAAAGACATTGAGAAATGGTTGGCACCGAATTTGAGTTATAATATTTAA
- a CDS encoding SLBB domain-containing protein: MKHRYKLMFLITFTALILQAQSPMEIAAKAELEKRGLDEARVREELQKRGVDVDNIDPNNKQQVLQYEKVIREVITMLEAEKKAKAGQKQVTTPEKAVTDPKVRTADSPDVVSKQSKDIQKAVKDGATIEEAVSEKLQESQAEKLPDALTYGQHIFRDKSIKLFRTAEDAKPPKSYVLGPGDKIAISIWGPTQENFALEIEKDGYIQPTNLPRYYLAGLTIDAAEKLMAQRLKSYYFFNKENFELNVTTSRTINVNILGEVFSNGSFNVSAVNTAFNALIAAGGPNNIGSVRKIQVLSVGKKPRTLDVYQYLQNPVITQEFYLSENDYINVPVAQKLVTIEGAIQRPFRYELIENEDLNELIKYAAGFKINALKGNIQITRIENDREIIIDVNYNDLERNKGNFALKNGDKIFIKEITSNAENVVKISGAVENPGSFAIKENERITDLLNKAILKEDAITEIVYLKRLNSDQKTIKYEFINLSEVIRNPQSTENKVLQKGDELVIESSGTFADKYTISVEGSVRNPKELDLDESKDIKVSDAIFLTGGIKDDAMDFAYIFRRNTADAKTQEYIYVDLKQALNQPNSNENLIMQPMDRLVVYSKINYTDSSFVRVSGAVRSPGEFLFNKSLTLKDALLLAGGLKIEASLDRIDVYRLEFGEEKTTRVLAANLRIDEALNIKSGTDEFSLQPFDQIIVRTAPNFELQRNVFVSGEVKYPGSYALMSDNTKLSTIIREAGGLTQESFPEGATLIRNKDGIGFIIIDLNNALKNPKSYNNIILQDGDEIFIPKLSNIVSITGATKAAEVYPERILSQNKINVNFIKGKTAKYYLDEFAGGVAKEGSKSKITVVDAAGKVSRTKNFLFFTQYPKVGPGSTINVGYKDKPDAEISGKKEDGDVKWGEVLASSIAQATAILSIILLVQNVN; encoded by the coding sequence ATGAAGCATAGATATAAATTGATGTTCCTGATTACTTTTACTGCATTAATTTTGCAGGCACAAAGTCCGATGGAGATAGCAGCAAAAGCAGAACTCGAAAAAAGAGGTCTAGATGAAGCAAGAGTACGGGAAGAATTGCAAAAGAGAGGTGTAGATGTGGACAATATTGATCCCAATAATAAGCAGCAGGTCTTGCAGTATGAAAAAGTGATCAGAGAAGTCATCACCATGCTGGAAGCAGAAAAAAAAGCTAAAGCAGGACAAAAACAAGTCACCACACCGGAAAAAGCGGTGACCGATCCCAAAGTAAGAACAGCAGATAGTCCGGATGTGGTTTCAAAACAAAGTAAAGATATACAGAAAGCTGTCAAAGACGGAGCTACCATAGAAGAAGCAGTCTCTGAAAAATTACAGGAATCTCAAGCTGAGAAATTACCGGATGCGTTGACTTACGGACAACATATTTTCAGAGATAAGTCCATAAAATTATTCAGAACAGCAGAAGATGCCAAACCTCCAAAATCTTATGTGCTCGGACCCGGTGACAAAATAGCCATTTCAATTTGGGGACCAACACAGGAAAATTTTGCCCTCGAAATAGAGAAAGATGGCTACATTCAACCTACCAATTTACCCAGATATTACCTTGCTGGACTCACGATTGACGCTGCTGAAAAACTCATGGCTCAACGTCTGAAAAGTTACTACTTCTTTAACAAAGAAAATTTTGAGCTCAATGTCACCACTTCCAGAACCATCAACGTTAATATTTTAGGTGAAGTATTCAGCAATGGATCTTTTAATGTGTCAGCCGTAAATACAGCCTTTAATGCGCTAATCGCTGCCGGTGGCCCAAATAACATAGGCAGTGTCAGAAAAATTCAGGTTTTGAGTGTAGGCAAAAAACCAAGAACGCTGGATGTGTATCAGTATCTGCAGAATCCGGTTATAACGCAGGAATTTTACCTCTCTGAAAATGATTATATAAATGTTCCGGTTGCTCAAAAGCTCGTCACCATTGAAGGTGCCATCCAAAGACCTTTCAGATATGAGTTGATCGAAAATGAAGATCTGAATGAATTGATTAAATATGCGGCCGGTTTTAAAATAAATGCCCTTAAGGGGAATATTCAGATTACCAGAATTGAAAATGATAGAGAGATAATCATTGATGTGAATTATAATGATCTGGAGAGGAATAAAGGTAATTTTGCTTTAAAAAACGGGGATAAGATTTTCATTAAAGAAATTACATCTAACGCAGAAAACGTTGTAAAGATAAGTGGCGCAGTAGAAAATCCGGGATCTTTTGCAATCAAAGAAAACGAACGAATCACCGATTTATTGAATAAAGCAATTTTGAAAGAAGATGCAATAACGGAAATTGTCTATCTGAAGCGATTGAACAGTGACCAAAAGACCATAAAATACGAATTTATAAATTTGTCTGAAGTCATACGAAATCCACAAAGTACCGAAAATAAAGTTTTACAGAAGGGAGACGAACTTGTTATTGAATCTTCCGGCACTTTTGCTGATAAATATACGATTTCTGTAGAAGGCTCTGTCAGGAATCCTAAAGAATTGGATCTGGATGAATCCAAAGATATCAAAGTTTCTGACGCAATCTTTCTGACTGGTGGAATAAAAGATGATGCTATGGATTTTGCTTACATTTTCAGACGGAATACAGCGGATGCAAAGACACAGGAATATATTTATGTGGATCTGAAACAAGCTTTAAACCAACCCAATTCGAATGAAAACCTGATTATGCAGCCCATGGACAGATTGGTTGTTTATTCAAAGATAAATTATACGGATAGTTCTTTTGTAAGAGTAAGTGGAGCGGTAAGAAGTCCGGGTGAATTTTTATTCAATAAGTCATTGACACTAAAGGATGCGTTGTTGTTGGCAGGTGGATTGAAAATAGAAGCATCTTTAGACAGAATAGATGTTTATAGATTGGAGTTTGGAGAAGAAAAAACGACACGGGTACTTGCTGCAAATCTCCGAATTGATGAGGCCCTGAATATTAAATCCGGCACGGATGAGTTTAGCCTCCAGCCCTTTGACCAGATAATTGTGAGAACAGCACCCAATTTTGAGTTGCAACGAAATGTTTTTGTAAGCGGAGAAGTAAAATATCCTGGTTCATACGCACTGATGAGTGATAACACCAAGCTTTCCACCATTATTCGTGAAGCAGGTGGACTGACACAGGAAAGTTTTCCGGAAGGCGCCACTTTAATTAGAAACAAAGACGGAATTGGATTTATTATTATTGATTTAAACAATGCCTTAAAAAATCCTAAATCATATAATAATATCATTTTGCAGGATGGAGATGAAATTTTTATACCCAAGCTTAGTAATATTGTATCCATTACCGGAGCCACAAAAGCAGCAGAAGTGTATCCCGAGCGAATATTGAGCCAAAATAAAATTAACGTCAATTTTATTAAAGGAAAGACTGCAAAGTATTATCTGGATGAGTTTGCAGGTGGAGTTGCTAAAGAAGGAAGTAAAAGTAAGATTACGGTAGTGGATGCTGCCGGTAAGGTCTCAAGAACCAAAAACTTTTTATTTTTTACACAATATCCAAAAGTAGGTCCCGGAAGTACTATCAATGTAGGATATAAAGATAAGCCGGATGCTGAAATATCAGGTAAAAAGGAAGATGGTGATGTCAAATGGGGAGAAGTACTGGCAAGTTCTATTGCACAGGCAACAGCAATATTATCAATAATTTTACTGGTACAAAACGTTAATTAA
- a CDS encoding ArsR family transcriptional regulator, whose translation MIETLISSKTRVKLLLKFFLNSNATAYLRGLESEFGDSSNGIRMELNRFEKAGMLSSFIQGNKKYFKANTEHPLFKDTHNIILKYIGFDQIIDNVVERLGEVDRVFVAGAFARGMDDNVIDLVFVGNINKNYLIELIDKVEKLIPRKIRYLVYDKTEASLQIGKYDDQDLLLLWENDKTLG comes from the coding sequence ATGATCGAGACACTTATATCTTCAAAAACCAGAGTAAAACTTTTACTCAAATTTTTTTTAAATAGTAATGCCACAGCGTACTTAAGGGGATTGGAGTCTGAATTTGGAGATTCTTCCAATGGAATCAGAATGGAACTGAACAGATTTGAAAAAGCAGGAATGCTAAGTTCCTTCATTCAGGGTAATAAAAAATATTTTAAAGCGAATACCGAACACCCTTTATTTAAAGATACCCACAATATAATACTGAAGTATATCGGATTTGATCAGATCATCGATAATGTAGTGGAAAGACTTGGAGAAGTAGATCGCGTTTTTGTAGCAGGAGCTTTCGCCCGGGGGATGGATGACAATGTAATTGATCTCGTATTTGTCGGGAATATAAACAAGAATTATCTCATAGAATTAATTGATAAAGTAGAAAAGCTAATACCAAGGAAGATTCGGTATTTGGTTTATGATAAGACAGAAGCTTCTTTACAGATAGGAAAATATGATGACCAGGATTTATTGCTTTTATGGGAAAATGATAAAACATTGGGTTAG
- a CDS encoding UpxY family transcription antiterminator, protein MIKHWVRMQTLNQNIIINQLNPTEKRWFAVYTKYKCEKYVADVLFKKGIEAYVPLISKTRRYTRKIKTFHTPLINCYVFTNIIKDQYIPVLETEYVMKFLRQGKDLLSIPNAEIQILKRISGDVIEAYSISSEEFQSGELVEVASGHLTGMKGKIVSRSGKHSFVVDLDTIGFQLRINIDLKLLKPINHLYLTA, encoded by the coding sequence ATGATAAAACATTGGGTTAGGATGCAGACATTGAATCAAAATATAATCATTAACCAATTAAATCCTACAGAAAAGAGATGGTTTGCAGTGTACACAAAGTACAAATGTGAAAAGTATGTAGCAGATGTTTTGTTTAAGAAGGGGATCGAAGCTTATGTTCCGCTTATCTCCAAAACCAGAAGATACACCCGCAAGATTAAAACATTTCACACTCCACTGATCAATTGTTACGTATTTACAAATATTATTAAAGATCAGTATATACCGGTTCTCGAAACGGAGTATGTAATGAAATTTTTAAGGCAGGGTAAAGACTTATTATCAATTCCGAATGCAGAAATACAGATATTAAAAAGGATATCAGGTGATGTAATAGAAGCTTATAGCATTTCATCGGAAGAGTTTCAATCCGGAGAATTAGTAGAAGTAGCATCCGGGCATCTTACCGGAATGAAAGGTAAAATAGTATCCCGATCAGGCAAACACAGTTTTGTCGTGGATCTGGATACAATAGGGTTTCAGTTAAGGATAAATATTGACCTTAAACTGTTAAAACCAATAAATCATCTTTATCTCACAGCGTAA
- a CDS encoding four helix bundle protein produces MYTSFEDMSVWKKSLELSIVVFNLTTPLPRSEDYGLTSQIRRSSNSVSSNIAEGFGRLSPKDKKNFYVFSRGSANETKSHLLYGIKIGYFDEAECKSLLTCYDELIHELNKIIKTLKDI; encoded by the coding sequence TTGTATACTTCATTTGAAGATATGTCTGTTTGGAAAAAGTCATTGGAACTTTCAATTGTGGTTTTTAATTTAACAACACCACTTCCAAGAAGCGAAGATTATGGACTAACATCCCAAATAAGAAGATCATCAAATAGTGTTTCAAGTAATATTGCTGAAGGGTTTGGAAGATTATCACCAAAGGATAAAAAGAATTTTTATGTTTTTTCCAGAGGCTCTGCAAACGAAACTAAAAGCCATCTATTATATGGTATTAAAATTGGATATTTTGATGAAGCTGAGTGCAAATCTCTTCTCACTTGTTATGATGAATTAATACATGAACTTAATAAAATTATTAAAACCTTGAAAGACATTTAG
- a CDS encoding DegT/DnrJ/EryC1/StrS family aminotransferase produces MNIQMVDVKSQYLKIKEEIDRGIQEVLDTTAFINGPKVKKFQQEFEAYLHVKHVIPCANGTDALQIAMMAVGLKPGDEVIVPAFTYVATAEVIALLGLIPVMVDVDADTFNVSVDGIKSAITSKTKAIVPVHLYGQSADMEAIMKIADEHKLWVIEDNAQAIGSDYSFSDGRTAKTGTIGHIGCTSFYPSKNLGCYGDGGAIMTNDDALAVLLYKIANHGQSVRYYHDVVGCNSRLDSIQAVVLSAKLPYLDDYCDARRKVADYYDAAFKDVEALETPFRAAYTTHVFHQYTLKVKDSRRDELKKYLDEQKIPNMIYYPVPLYKQEAFKASSNGLEFLENTELLCKEVISLPIHTEMDEEQLAFIADKVKAFFEIH; encoded by the coding sequence ATGAACATACAAATGGTGGACGTGAAGTCCCAATACTTAAAAATAAAAGAAGAAATAGATCGTGGTATTCAGGAAGTGCTGGATACGACAGCATTTATTAATGGTCCGAAAGTTAAAAAATTTCAACAGGAATTTGAGGCCTATCTCCATGTAAAACATGTCATCCCATGTGCAAATGGAACGGATGCGCTTCAGATAGCGATGATGGCGGTCGGGCTTAAACCCGGTGATGAGGTGATAGTGCCTGCATTCACTTATGTCGCAACAGCCGAAGTGATTGCTTTATTAGGATTAATACCTGTGATGGTAGATGTTGATGCGGACACATTCAATGTAAGTGTTGATGGCATTAAATCCGCCATCACATCTAAAACAAAAGCTATCGTTCCTGTTCATTTATATGGTCAGTCAGCTGACATGGAAGCTATTATGAAGATAGCGGATGAACACAAATTGTGGGTTATTGAAGACAATGCACAGGCTATTGGTTCAGATTATAGCTTTAGTGATGGTCGTACAGCCAAAACCGGTACCATCGGTCACATCGGGTGTACATCCTTTTACCCATCCAAAAATCTCGGATGTTATGGAGACGGAGGAGCGATCATGACTAATGATGACGCTTTAGCTGTTTTACTGTATAAAATAGCCAATCACGGACAGTCAGTAAGATATTATCATGATGTGGTGGGATGTAACAGCAGACTTGATTCCATTCAGGCAGTCGTGTTATCTGCAAAATTGCCTTATCTGGATGATTATTGTGATGCAAGACGTAAAGTGGCAGATTATTACGACGCTGCATTTAAAGATGTTGAAGCATTGGAAACACCATTTCGGGCAGCCTATACCACCCATGTATTCCATCAATATACGCTCAAAGTTAAAGATAGCAGAAGAGACGAGCTTAAAAAATATCTGGACGAACAAAAGATACCCAATATGATATACTATCCTGTTCCATTATACAAACAGGAAGCATTCAAAGCATCTTCCAATGGTCTGGAATTTTTAGAAAATACTGAATTGCTCTGTAAAGAAGTTATTTCCTTACCAATTCATACAGAAATGGATGAGGAGCAGTTGGCATTTATTGCTGATAAAGTGAAAGCATTTTTTGAAATACATTGA
- a CDS encoding Uma2 family endonuclease, whose product MESLSNINRRSPSFLSIEKYLDKEVRSDQKHEYYNGKIRKMPGSSYNHNKIAANIIIALGQIFETNHLAYEVISSDQKVFIPKLNQVLYPDALVVFQKPEFWNDRKDVLLNPILIVEVLSPATEKYDRQDKFMSYKNIPSFLEYVMVRQDKTEVETWFREEPHLWRETTISEAGDIKLSSLGISISIDKVYRNIEF is encoded by the coding sequence ATGGAATCGTTAAGTAATATCAATAGAAGGTCTCCATCCTTTCTGAGCATTGAAAAATATCTGGATAAAGAGGTCAGGTCTGATCAAAAACATGAATATTATAATGGAAAAATTAGAAAAATGCCGGGATCATCTTATAATCATAACAAAATAGCTGCAAATATCATTATAGCATTGGGTCAAATTTTTGAAACTAATCACCTTGCATATGAGGTCATTTCGAGTGACCAAAAAGTCTTTATCCCAAAACTAAATCAGGTATTATACCCTGATGCTTTGGTTGTTTTCCAGAAACCAGAGTTTTGGAATGATCGTAAAGATGTATTACTCAATCCTATATTAATTGTAGAAGTTTTATCACCTGCTACCGAAAAGTATGATAGACAGGACAAATTTATGTCTTACAAAAATATTCCTTCATTCCTGGAATATGTGATGGTAAGACAAGATAAAACGGAAGTGGAAACCTGGTTTAGAGAAGAACCTCATCTATGGCGGGAGACCACAATCAGTGAAGCGGGAGATATCAAATTGTCGTCGCTCGGTATATCAATATCAATAGATAAAGTTTACAGGAATATTGAATTTTAA